One window from the genome of Maylandia zebra isolate NMK-2024a linkage group LG18, Mzebra_GT3a, whole genome shotgun sequence encodes:
- the LOC101481207 gene encoding putative G-protein coupled receptor 148 gives MTSPIPISNITQEWVEVLEKWHLDLFLIPTIVITLATLLASPVLLVSIFLSRALRQETRYLLLANILVADLFLVLLNLATLICNALRAPMQWLGCELVTTLTVTSYCCAIYTVTLMVVDTYAAVRWPLRYRDVIPPSRTYCILVGVWVLAAIYPFTVMIKTQVASGNFHEKLPVCLVLISLGFIQARNMTGIYIYFFVAALMCSLLISYCYIRLYMITRTQGIWHNRFSRARVTLLAHGVLLLLYFAPGFLFTIELVLIDRKDIPQDVRVWVSTVNMCVFMLLPRVFAPYLYGIRYREISDTVMLLLLHQHRRLSQATAA, from the coding sequence ATGACATCACCGATACCAATTTCAAACATCACGCAGGAGTGGGTGGAGGTCCTGGAGAAATGGCACCTGGATTTGTTTTTGATCCCCACAATAGTCATCACTCTTGCCACCTTGCTGGCCAGCCCTGTTCTCCTGGTAAGCATTTTCCTATCCCGTGCCCTCCGCCAGGAGACGCGTTACCTGCTACTGGCCAACATCCTGGTGGCCGACCTGTTTTTGGTCCTCCTCAACTTGGCCACGTTGATTTGTAACGCCTTGAGAGCACCGATGCAATGGTTGGGTTGTGAGCTGGTCACAACTCTCACTGTCACCAGCTACTGCTGTGCCATTTACACGGTCACTCTCATGGTGGTCGACACCTATGCTGCTGTTCGCTGGCCTCTCCGTTACCGTGACGTTATTCCACCTTCCCGTACCTACTGCATACTGGTGGGGGTGTGGGTGTTAGCAGCCATATACCCTTTCACAGTGATGATCAAGACGCAGGTAGCGAGTGGGAACTTCCATGAAAAGCTACCCGTGTGTCTGGTCCTCATCTCCCTTGGATTCATTCAAGCCAGGAACATGACTGGGATCTATATCTACTTCTTCGTAGCTGCACTCATGTGTTCACTGCTCATTTCTTACTGCTACATTCGCCTCTACATGATAACGAGGACACAGGGAATCTGGCATAACCGCTTCTCCAGGGCCAGGGTCACCCTGCTGGCCCACGGGGTTCTGCTCCTGCTCTACTTTGCCCCCGGCTTCCTTTTTACCATAGAGCTCGTTCTAATAGACAGGAAAGACATACCTCAGGATGTTCGCGTGTGGGTCTCCACAGTcaatatgtgtgtttttatgttgctgCCCAGGGTATTTGCTCCTTACCTGTATGGGATCAGGTACAGAGAGATCTCAGACACagtaatgctgctgctgctgcaccagCACAGGAGACTCAGCCAGGCCACAGCTGCGTAA
- the klhl24a gene encoding kelch-like protein 24a, giving the protein MVLMLGRRLNREDSGIRDSPAVKRKVFEVESKNIANQDVLDFCSGSSHSEGILQVFNEFRDCRLFTDVVISVQGREFPCHRAVLSACSSYFRAMFCNDHRESREMLVEINGILAEAMDSFLNYVYTGRAKITTENVQFLFETASLFQITTLRDACAKFLEDQLDPCNCLGIQRFAEAHSLKQLASRCHSYALANFSEVALHEEFLDLRKEELEEYINSDELSVCKEEFVFEAVMRWVYHSVEARKPILKALLHHVRLPLLHPSYFVQTVEGDQLIQTAPECYHLLHEARRYHVLGNEMMSPRTRPRRSTGYSEVIVVVGGCERVGGFNLPYNECYDPVTGEWKSLAKLPEFTKSEYAVCALRNDILVSGGRINSRDVWMYNSQLNLWIRVASLNKGRWRHKMGVLLGKVYVVGGYDGQSRLSSVECYDSFSNRWTEVAPMKEAVSSPAVASCAGKLFVIGGGPDDETCSDKVQCYDPETDSWLLRASIPIAKRCISAVSLNNLIYVCGGLTKSIYCYDPGEDYWMHVAQTFNKQESCGMSVCNGKIYILGGRGENGEATDTVLCYDPATGIMTGASSMPRAISYHGCVTIHRYNDKYFKS; this is encoded by the exons ATGGTATTGATGCTGGGCAGGAGGTTGAACAGGGAGGACTCTGGGATCAGAGACTCGCCAGCTGTCAAACGCAAG GTGTTTGAGGTTGAATCTAAAAATATAGCCAACCAGGATGTTCTGGACTTCTGCTCCGGATCCTCACACTCAGAGGGCATTCTGCAGGTGTTCAATGAGTTTCGCGACTGCCGCCTTTTCACCGACGTGGTCATCAGTGTGCAGGGCCGTGAGTTTCCCTGCCACCGCGCTGTGCTATCTGCCTGCTCTTCCTACTTCAGAGCCATGTTCTGCAATGATCACCGCGAGAGCCGTGAGATGCTTGTTGAAATTAACGGCATCCTAGCCGAGGCGATGGACTCATTTCTCAACTACGTTTACACCGGCCGTGCCAAAATCaccactgaaaatgtccagtTTCTCTTTGAAACCGCCAGCCTTTTCCAGATCACCACACTCCGTGATGCCTGCGCTAAGTTCCTAGAGGATCAGCTGGACCCGTGCAACTGTCTGGGCATCCAGCGCTTTGCAGAGGCGCATTCTCTGAAGCAGCTGGCCAGCCGCTGTCACAGTTACGCCTTGGCCAACTTCTCAGAGGTGGCTCTGCACGAGGAGTTCCTCGACCTGCGTAAAGAAGAGTTGGAAGAGTACATTAACAGTGATGAACTTTCTGTCTGTAAGGAAGAGTTTGTGTTTGAGGCAGTGATGCGCTGGGTGTACCACAGCGTGGAGGCCAGGAAGCCCATTCTGAAGGCTCTCCTCCACCATGTCCGCCTGCCCCTTCTGCACCCCAGCTACTTTGTTCAGACCGTGGAGGGAGACCAGCTCATCCAAACTGCCCCAGAGTGCTACCACCTTCTCCACGAGGCCAGGCGTTACCACGTGCTCGGAAATGAAATGATGTCACCCAGAACTCGTCCACGAAG GTCCACTGGGTACTCAGAGGTGATTGTGGTGGTGGGTGGCTGTGAGCGGGTAGGGGGCTTCAACCTGCCCTACAACGAATGCTACGATCCAGTCACAGGAGAATGGAAATCACTGGCAAAACTGCCCGAGTTCACCAAGTCAGAGTACGCCGTCTGCGCACTTCGCAACGACATCCTGGTGTCAG gtgGTCGTATAAACAGCAGGGATGTGTGGATGTATAACTCCCAGCTCAACCTGTGGATCAGAGTGGCTTCTCTTAACAAAGGTCGCTGGAGGCACAAGATGGGTGTGCTACTGGGCAAG GTTTATGTTGTGGGTGGTTATGATGGACAGAGCCGCCTGAGCAGTGTGGAGTGTTATGACTCCTTCTCTAACCGCTGGACAGAAGTGGCTCCCATGAAAGAAGCGGTCAGCTCTCCAGCTGTGGCCAGCTGTGCTGGAAAGCTCTTTGTTATCGGAGGAGGGCCTGACGATGAAACCTGTTCAGACAAG GTTCAGTGCTATGATCCAGAGACAGACTCCTGGTTGCTACGTGCCAGCATCCCCATTGCCAAGCGGTGTATCTCAGCAGTATCTCTCAACAATCTGATCTATGTGTGCGGCGGTCTCACGAAGTCCATTTACTGCTACGACCCTGGAGAGGACTACTGGATGCATGTGGCTCAGACCTTCAACAAACAG GAGAGCTGTGGCATGTCAGTGTGTAACGGAAAGATCTACATCCTCGGCGGCAGGGGGGAAAATGGCGAAGCCACAGACACCGTCCTGTGTTACGACCCAGCAACAGGCATCATGACGGGAGCATCCTCTATGCCTCGAGCCATCTCCTACCACGGCTGCGTAACCATCCATCGTTACAATGACAAATACTTCAAGTCATGA